A window of the Natronomonas salina genome harbors these coding sequences:
- the uvrB gene encoding excinuclease ABC subunit UvrB, with protein MSDTGPLQPDRPDLDRPLEVDAPFEPAGDQPEAIRQLVEGYERGAEKQTLLGVTGSGKTNTVSWVVEELQQPTLVLAHNKTLAAQLYEEFRNLFPNNAVEYFVSYYDYYQPEAYVEQTDTYIDKDMSINEEIERLRHSATRSLLTRDDVIVVASVSAIYGLGDPTNYEGMALRLEQGQSFDREDLLKQLVDLNYERNDVDFQQGTFRVRGDTVEIYPMYGRRALRVEFWGDEIDRIMKVDVLNGEVVSEEPAALVHPAEHYSIPETKLEQAISEIEELMERRVSYFERQGDLVAAQRIEERTTFDIEMLRETGYCSGIENYSVHMSDRDSGDPPYTLIDYFPDDFLTVVDESHVTIPQIKGQYMGDKSRKDSLVENGFRLPTAYDNRPLTFEEFEEKTDRTLYVSATPGDYEREHSEQIVEQIVRPTYLVDPEVEVASAEGQVEDLMDRIENMPDEERVLVTTLTKRMAEDLTEYLEGAGVDVAYMHDETDTLERHELIRALRLGEIQVLVGINLLREGLDIPEVSLVAILDADQEGFLRSETTLIQTMGRAARNVNGRVVLYADDETDSMRSAIDETRRRRRIQTEFNEEHGHEPRTIEKEVGETNLPGSKTETGEVSGVEADDLDEAEELIERLERRMEEAADNLEFELAADIRDRIRQVRESFDELADPDDGVPTPDDEI; from the coding sequence ATGAGCGACACCGGGCCACTCCAGCCTGACCGACCGGACCTCGACCGCCCGCTCGAGGTCGACGCGCCGTTCGAGCCGGCGGGCGACCAGCCGGAGGCCATCCGGCAACTCGTCGAGGGGTACGAGCGCGGCGCCGAGAAGCAGACGCTCCTGGGGGTCACGGGGTCGGGGAAGACCAACACCGTCTCGTGGGTCGTCGAGGAGCTCCAGCAGCCGACCCTCGTTCTGGCGCACAACAAGACCCTCGCCGCCCAGCTCTACGAGGAGTTCCGCAACCTCTTCCCGAACAACGCCGTCGAGTACTTCGTCTCCTACTACGACTACTACCAGCCGGAGGCGTACGTCGAGCAGACCGACACCTACATCGACAAGGACATGTCGATCAACGAGGAGATCGAGCGGCTCCGCCACTCCGCGACCCGCTCGCTGCTGACCCGCGACGACGTCATCGTCGTCGCCTCCGTCTCGGCCATCTACGGGCTGGGGGATCCGACGAACTACGAGGGGATGGCCCTCCGGCTCGAGCAGGGGCAGTCGTTCGACCGCGAGGACCTCCTGAAGCAGCTGGTCGACCTGAACTACGAGCGCAACGACGTCGACTTCCAGCAGGGCACCTTCCGCGTGCGCGGCGACACCGTCGAGATCTACCCGATGTACGGCCGGCGGGCCCTGCGGGTGGAGTTCTGGGGCGACGAGATCGACCGCATCATGAAGGTCGACGTGCTGAACGGCGAGGTGGTCTCCGAGGAGCCCGCCGCCCTCGTCCACCCAGCGGAGCACTACTCCATCCCAGAGACGAAGCTCGAGCAGGCCATCTCCGAGATCGAGGAACTGATGGAGCGCCGGGTGAGCTACTTCGAGCGGCAGGGCGACCTCGTCGCCGCCCAGCGCATCGAGGAGCGCACCACCTTCGACATCGAGATGCTCCGGGAGACGGGCTACTGCTCGGGCATCGAGAACTACTCGGTGCACATGTCCGACCGCGACTCCGGCGACCCGCCGTACACGCTCATCGACTACTTCCCGGACGACTTCCTCACCGTCGTCGACGAGTCGCACGTCACCATCCCGCAGATCAAGGGCCAGTACATGGGCGACAAGTCCCGGAAGGACTCGCTGGTCGAGAACGGCTTCCGGCTGCCGACCGCCTACGACAACCGGCCGCTGACCTTCGAGGAGTTCGAGGAGAAGACCGACCGCACCCTCTACGTGAGCGCGACGCCGGGCGACTACGAGCGCGAGCACTCCGAGCAGATCGTCGAGCAGATCGTCCGGCCGACGTACCTCGTCGACCCCGAGGTCGAGGTCGCCTCCGCGGAGGGCCAGGTCGAGGACCTGATGGACCGCATCGAGAACATGCCCGACGAGGAGCGCGTCCTCGTGACGACGCTGACCAAGCGGATGGCCGAGGACCTCACCGAGTACCTCGAGGGCGCCGGCGTCGACGTCGCGTACATGCACGACGAGACCGACACCCTCGAGCGCCACGAGCTCATCCGGGCGCTCCGGCTCGGCGAGATCCAGGTGCTCGTCGGCATCAACCTCCTCCGGGAGGGCCTCGACATCCCCGAGGTGAGCCTGGTTGCCATCCTCGACGCTGACCAGGAGGGCTTCCTCCGCTCCGAGACCACGCTCATCCAGACGATGGGGCGGGCGGCCCGGAACGTCAACGGTCGGGTCGTCCTCTACGCCGACGACGAGACCGACTCGATGCGGTCGGCCATCGACGAGACCCGCCGCCGTCGCCGGATTCAGACGGAGTTCAACGAGGAGCACGGCCACGAGCCCCGGACCATCGAGAAGGAGGTCGGCGAGACGAACCTGCCGGGGTCGAAGACCGAGACCGGCGAGGTCTCCGGCGTCGAGGCCGACGACCTCGACGAGGCCGAGGAGCTCATCGAGCGCCTCGAGCGACGGATGGAGGAGGCCGCCGACAACCTGGAGTTCGAACTGGCCGCCGACATCCGCGACCGCATCCGCCAGGTCCGGGAGTCGTTCGACGAACTGGCCGACCCCGACGACGGCGTCCCGACGCCCGACGACGAGATCTGA
- the serB gene encoding phosphoserine phosphatase SerB has protein sequence MLIAFDFDGTLSDSEMTVLLGEEAGVADEIDEITERAMNDEISYAESLYERAELLDGLEDDDVEAAFDRVELREGAADVIRALDDAGNHVAILTGGFDRGVSMALEKEDVYVDTIVANRLPMRNGKLTGEAEGPLIEGTKDEALKDLSEEVGIGMSETVAIGDGANDLPMLEVADLAIGYEPKPAVEPHCDVVVTSMAELQDLLEERNVV, from the coding sequence ATGCTCATCGCCTTCGACTTCGACGGGACGCTCTCCGACTCGGAGATGACGGTCCTGCTGGGGGAGGAAGCCGGCGTCGCCGACGAGATCGACGAGATCACCGAGCGCGCGATGAACGACGAGATCTCCTACGCCGAGAGCCTCTACGAGCGCGCCGAGCTGCTCGACGGCCTCGAGGACGACGACGTCGAGGCGGCCTTCGACCGCGTGGAACTGCGCGAGGGCGCCGCCGACGTCATCCGGGCGCTCGACGACGCGGGCAACCACGTCGCCATCCTCACCGGCGGCTTCGACCGCGGCGTCTCGATGGCCCTCGAGAAGGAGGACGTCTACGTCGACACCATCGTCGCCAACCGCCTGCCGATGCGCAACGGCAAGCTGACCGGCGAGGCCGAGGGCCCGCTCATCGAGGGCACGAAGGACGAGGCGCTGAAGGACCTCTCGGAGGAGGTCGGCATCGGGATGTCCGAGACCGTCGCCATCGGTGACGGCGCCAACGACCTCCCGATGCTCGAGGTCGCCGACCTCGCGATCGGCTACGAGCCGAAGCCGGCCGTCGAACCGCACTGCGACGTCGTCGTCACGTCGATGGCGGAACTGCAGGACCTCCTCGAGGAGCGGAACGTCGTATAA
- a CDS encoding O-acetylhomoserine aminocarboxypropyltransferase/cysteine synthase family protein, with the protein MFDRDDLYTDSLHAGQEADPTTGARAPPIYQTTSYEFEDAEHAADLFGLQEAGNIYSRIMNPTNAVLEQRMATLEGGVAALATSSGMASFDLATFILASAGDNIVSASSLYGGTYTYLTHTVERRGVETRFVDTLDYDAYEEAIDEDTAFVHCETIGNPALVTPDLERLADIAHDNGVPLFVDNTFATPALCRPLEHGADLVWNSTTKWIHGSGTTIGGVLIDGGSFPWGKHADRFPEVAKPNPAYHGINFEETFGEAAFAYAARTRGLRDLGNQQAPFDAWTTVQGLETLPMRMERHCENAQAVAEYLDDHPEVSWVTYPGLDSHETHDTASQYLDGGYGGMITFGLEAGYDAARKTVESTELASLLANVGDAKTLIIHPGSTTHQQLTDEEKQASGVTDDLVRLSVGLEDTDRIIADLDAAIDEAT; encoded by the coding sequence ATGTTCGACCGCGACGACCTGTACACCGACTCGCTGCACGCCGGCCAGGAGGCCGACCCGACGACCGGCGCCCGGGCACCGCCGATCTACCAGACCACGTCCTACGAGTTCGAGGACGCCGAGCACGCCGCCGACCTCTTCGGCCTGCAGGAGGCCGGCAACATCTACTCGCGGATCATGAACCCGACGAACGCCGTGCTCGAACAGCGGATGGCGACCCTCGAGGGCGGCGTCGCGGCGCTGGCGACGTCCTCGGGGATGGCGTCGTTCGACCTCGCGACGTTCATCCTCGCCTCCGCCGGCGACAACATCGTCTCGGCGTCGTCGCTGTACGGCGGCACCTACACCTACCTCACCCACACCGTCGAGCGCCGCGGCGTCGAGACGCGGTTCGTCGACACCCTCGACTACGACGCCTACGAGGAGGCCATCGACGAGGACACCGCCTTCGTCCACTGCGAGACCATCGGCAACCCGGCGCTCGTGACGCCGGACCTCGAGCGCCTGGCCGACATCGCCCACGACAACGGCGTCCCGCTGTTCGTCGACAACACGTTCGCGACGCCCGCGCTCTGCCGACCGCTCGAGCACGGCGCCGACCTCGTGTGGAACTCCACGACGAAGTGGATCCACGGCTCCGGGACGACCATCGGCGGCGTCCTGATCGACGGCGGCTCGTTCCCCTGGGGGAAGCACGCCGACCGGTTCCCGGAGGTCGCCAAGCCGAACCCCGCCTACCACGGGATCAACTTCGAGGAGACGTTCGGCGAGGCCGCCTTCGCCTACGCGGCCCGGACCCGCGGGCTGCGCGACCTCGGCAACCAGCAGGCGCCGTTCGACGCCTGGACCACGGTCCAGGGGCTGGAGACGCTGCCGATGCGGATGGAGCGGCACTGCGAGAACGCCCAGGCCGTCGCCGAGTACCTCGACGACCACCCCGAGGTCTCCTGGGTCACCTACCCCGGCCTCGACAGCCACGAGACGCACGACACCGCAAGCCAGTACCTCGACGGCGGCTACGGCGGGATGATCACCTTCGGACTGGAGGCGGGCTACGACGCCGCCCGCAAGACCGTCGAGTCGACGGAGCTGGCCAGCCTGCTGGCGAACGTCGGGGACGCGAAGACGCTCATCATCCACCCCGGGTCGACGACCCACCAGCAGCTCACCGACGAGGAGAAGCAGGCCAGCGGCGTCACCGACGACCTCGTCCGCCTCTCGGTCGGCCTGGAGGACACCGACCGCATCATCGCCGACCTGGACGCGGCGATCGACGAGGCGACCTGA
- the metX gene encoding homoserine O-acetyltransferase MetX: MTQETVSLGEFTFECGESIPDLEIAYETYGEFTGDNAVLVCHALTGSQHVAGSRRRADTAGQAHAWWDDIVGPGKAVDTTEYYVICANIPGSCYGSSGPASTNPETGEPWGTDFPAVTVADWTRAQRRLLNELGVPHLHAVVGGSVGGMNVLDWAKRHPDHADRVIVIAAAARLDPQCLALDAIARRSITTDPNWNGGDYYGDDHPTEGLSLARQIGHVMYLSKSSMEDKFGRRSAGMDAGRDAFPTDPAAGFFPYREVESYLDYQGEKFAERFDANSYLYLTRAMDNYDLASGYEDDADALAAYDGEALLLSFTGDWHFTVAQSERLAEAFRATDARTAHHVVDSDHGHDAFLVEPDRVGPPLADFLDSGVAGKAVSDTAADEDAGDEFAPVHTSLFSD, encoded by the coding sequence ATGACGCAGGAGACCGTCTCGCTCGGCGAGTTCACCTTCGAGTGCGGGGAGTCGATCCCCGACCTCGAGATCGCCTACGAGACCTACGGCGAGTTCACCGGCGACAACGCCGTGCTCGTCTGCCACGCTCTCACCGGCAGCCAGCACGTCGCCGGCAGTAGACGACGGGCCGACACCGCCGGGCAGGCCCACGCCTGGTGGGACGACATCGTCGGCCCCGGGAAGGCCGTCGACACCACCGAGTACTACGTGATCTGTGCGAACATCCCGGGGTCCTGTTACGGCTCCTCGGGGCCCGCCTCCACGAACCCCGAGACCGGCGAGCCCTGGGGCACCGACTTCCCCGCGGTGACCGTCGCCGACTGGACGCGCGCACAGCGCCGCCTCCTCAACGAACTCGGCGTCCCGCACCTCCACGCCGTCGTCGGCGGCAGCGTCGGCGGGATGAACGTCCTCGACTGGGCGAAGCGCCACCCCGACCACGCCGACCGCGTCATCGTCATCGCCGCGGCCGCCCGCCTCGACCCGCAGTGCCTCGCGCTGGACGCCATCGCCCGCCGCTCGATCACCACCGACCCGAACTGGAACGGCGGCGACTACTACGGCGACGACCACCCGACGGAGGGGCTGTCGCTGGCCCGCCAGATCGGCCACGTCATGTACCTCTCGAAGTCGTCGATGGAGGACAAGTTCGGGCGGCGTTCGGCCGGGATGGACGCCGGCCGGGACGCCTTCCCGACCGACCCCGCAGCGGGCTTCTTCCCCTACCGGGAGGTCGAGTCGTACCTCGACTACCAGGGCGAGAAGTTCGCCGAGCGGTTCGACGCCAACTCCTACCTCTACCTGACGCGCGCGATGGACAACTACGACCTCGCGTCGGGCTACGAGGACGACGCGGACGCGCTGGCGGCCTACGACGGCGAGGCGCTGCTCCTCTCCTTCACCGGCGACTGGCACTTCACCGTCGCGCAGTCAGAGCGGCTGGCCGAGGCGTTCCGGGCGACCGACGCCCGGACGGCCCACCACGTCGTCGACTCCGACCACGGCCACGACGCGTTCCTCGTCGAGCCGGACCGCGTCGGGCCGCCGCTGGCGGACTTCCTCGACTCGGGCGTCGCCGGCAAGGCCGTCTCGGACACGGCAGCCGACGAGGACGCCGGCGACGAGTTCGCCCCCGTCCACACGAGCCTCTTCTCGGACTGA
- a CDS encoding O-acetylhomoserine aminocarboxypropyltransferase/cysteine synthase family protein produces MNDEDRQGTESASAGGGQLGFGTRCLHVGQGPDPSTGAAAPPIYQTTSYEFPDADIAASRYALEDEGNVYSRIANPTVRALEERLASLEGGVDALATAAGMGALDAATLVLAEAGDNVVSASSIYGGTHAYLTHTAGRRGIEARFVDTLDPEAYAAAIDEDTAYVHCETIGNPSLVTPPLEAIADVAHEHGVPLVVDNTFATPALCRPLEHGADVVWESTTKWIHGSGTTLGGVLVTDGSFPFADHPEKYPEIAAPNPAFDGVNFAERFGDRAVTMAARQRASRSIGDQQSPFDAWVTLQGVETLQLRMERHCENAQAVAEYLDDHPEVAWVTYPGLDDHETHDAASRYLQGGYGGMVAFGPEGGFEAAKRICEETEIAKFLANIGDARTLVIHPASTTHAQLTEAQQRESGVTPDLVRLSVGLEDVDDVIADLDNVL; encoded by the coding sequence ATGAACGACGAGGACCGGCAGGGAACGGAGTCGGCCTCGGCTGGCGGGGGGCAGCTGGGGTTCGGCACGCGGTGTCTCCACGTCGGTCAGGGGCCAGACCCGTCGACGGGCGCCGCGGCGCCGCCGATCTACCAGACGACCTCCTACGAGTTCCCCGACGCCGATATCGCCGCCTCCCGCTACGCGCTGGAGGACGAGGGGAACGTCTACTCTCGCATCGCCAACCCGACCGTCCGCGCCCTCGAGGAGCGGCTCGCGTCGCTGGAGGGCGGCGTCGACGCCCTCGCCACCGCGGCCGGGATGGGCGCCCTCGACGCCGCGACGCTCGTCCTCGCCGAGGCCGGCGACAACGTCGTCTCCGCCTCGTCCATCTACGGCGGCACCCACGCCTACCTCACGCACACCGCCGGTCGCCGCGGCATCGAGGCGCGGTTCGTCGACACCCTCGACCCCGAGGCCTACGCCGCGGCCATCGACGAGGACACCGCCTACGTCCACTGCGAGACCATCGGCAACCCCTCGCTGGTGACGCCGCCGCTGGAGGCCATCGCCGACGTCGCCCACGAGCACGGCGTCCCCCTCGTGGTCGACAACACGTTCGCGACGCCCGCACTGTGTCGACCGCTCGAACACGGCGCCGATGTCGTCTGGGAGTCGACCACCAAGTGGATCCACGGCTCCGGGACGACCCTTGGCGGCGTGCTCGTCACCGACGGCTCCTTCCCCTTCGCCGACCACCCCGAGAAGTACCCCGAGATCGCCGCCCCCAACCCGGCCTTCGACGGCGTGAACTTCGCCGAGCGGTTCGGCGACCGCGCCGTGACGATGGCCGCCCGGCAGCGCGCCTCCCGCAGCATCGGCGACCAGCAGTCCCCGTTCGACGCCTGGGTGACCCTCCAGGGCGTCGAGACCCTCCAGCTCCGGATGGAGCGGCACTGCGAGAACGCTCAGGCCGTCGCCGAGTACCTCGACGACCACCCCGAGGTCGCCTGGGTCACCTACCCCGGCCTCGACGACCACGAGACGCACGACGCGGCCAGCAGATATCTCCAGGGTGGTTACGGCGGGATGGTCGCGTTCGGCCCCGAGGGCGGCTTCGAGGCCGCGAAGCGAATCTGCGAGGAGACCGAAATCGCGAAGTTCCTGGCCAACATCGGGGACGCACGGACGCTGGTCATCCACCCGGCCTCGACCACGCACGCACAGCTCACGGAAGCACAGCAGCGCGAGAGCGGCGTCACGCCCGACCTCGTCCGCCTCTCGGTGGGCCTCGAGGACGTCGACGACGTGATCGCGGACCTGGACAACGTACTATGA
- the gnd gene encoding phosphogluconate dehydrogenase (NAD(+)-dependent, decarboxylating) yields MQLGVIGLGRMGRIVVDRVQDAGHDVVAFDLDDEAVAAAADAGSEPADSVADLVDRLPDEKRVWLMVPAGDAVDATLEELEPHLDADDVVVDGGNSHFEKSVDRGEALEAAYLDCGTSGGPAGAELGFSLMIGGPEWAYEAMTPVFDAVATGPDGHDRMGALGSGHYVKMVHNGVEYALMQAYGEGFELLHEGRYDLDMESVARTWNNGAVIRSWLLELCEEAFREEGSDLGDVADHVAGGSTGTWTVQEALEQEVAVPLIYEALGERFDSRVGEDGKFSRRLANRLRYGFGRHEVERQ; encoded by the coding sequence ATGCAACTGGGTGTTATCGGTCTCGGCCGGATGGGCCGCATCGTCGTCGACCGGGTGCAGGACGCGGGCCACGACGTCGTGGCGTTCGACCTCGACGACGAGGCCGTCGCGGCGGCCGCCGACGCGGGTTCCGAACCCGCAGACTCCGTCGCGGACCTCGTCGACCGGCTCCCCGACGAGAAGCGCGTCTGGCTGATGGTACCCGCTGGCGACGCCGTCGACGCGACCCTCGAGGAACTCGAACCCCACCTCGACGCCGACGACGTCGTCGTCGACGGCGGCAACTCCCACTTCGAGAAGTCGGTCGACCGCGGCGAGGCCCTCGAGGCCGCCTACCTCGACTGCGGCACCTCCGGCGGCCCGGCCGGCGCGGAACTCGGCTTTTCGCTGATGATCGGCGGCCCGGAGTGGGCCTACGAGGCGATGACGCCCGTCTTCGACGCCGTCGCCACCGGGCCGGACGGCCACGACCGCATGGGCGCGCTCGGCTCGGGCCACTACGTGAAGATGGTCCACAACGGCGTCGAGTACGCGCTGATGCAGGCCTACGGGGAGGGGTTCGAACTGCTCCACGAGGGCCGCTACGACCTCGACATGGAGTCCGTCGCGCGCACGTGGAACAACGGCGCGGTCATCCGGTCGTGGCTGCTGGAGCTCTGCGAGGAGGCGTTCCGCGAGGAGGGGTCGGACCTCGGCGACGTCGCCGACCACGTCGCCGGCGGGTCGACCGGCACCTGGACGGTCCAGGAGGCGCTCGAACAGGAGGTCGCCGTCCCGCTCATCTACGAGGCGCTCGGCGAGCGCTTCGACTCCCGGGTCGGCGAGGACGGCAAGTTCTCGCGCCGCCTCGCCAATCGGCTCCGCTACGGCTTCGGTCGTCACGAAGTCGAACGGCAGTAG
- a CDS encoding alpha/beta hydrolase family protein, whose translation MRGQFTRRGLLRLAAAAGIAPSVAGGASAALPSDPEGLDGVDGDWYEREFRNYAKTQEAPAEQASDPDFMVRWQRRSQRNAASYAERVAAEPGWRSHANLCATWGEQCTGDPALYRDVDSRDFYGTTGERRRVAFFDRQGARLSGHLWTPVDADPGDDLPGVVITNGSVQAPEPLYWWAAQALVEAGYVVLTYDPRGQGRSDSVTPDGAPGGNANGSVFVSNQVDAVDFFRSTPESPYGPNAEYDRGDGAPVEPHNPAFDLLDPDVRESGGDRLGIAGHSAGAMGASIVQGFADDDWPGVHDGNPVDAVVAWDNLGDGDDVGGGPAGAVTDATEFAETVPEGDVEPRVPAMGQSGDYFLTPTPHERPPDPDAKATGFERWRDADVPACQLVVRGGTHYEWSLLPTFPATSWDFGNALAEHYTVAWFDRWLKDPDEDGYHDADDRLLADDAWADHFSFHYRSKRAFPGRDRQYHECDDIRAGCDAPSPPGQ comes from the coding sequence ATGCGTGGCCAGTTCACCCGGCGAGGGCTCCTCCGCCTCGCCGCCGCAGCCGGGATCGCCCCCAGCGTCGCGGGGGGCGCCTCGGCCGCGCTCCCGTCGGACCCGGAGGGGCTCGACGGGGTCGACGGCGACTGGTACGAACGCGAGTTCCGCAACTACGCGAAGACCCAGGAGGCCCCCGCAGAGCAGGCCTCCGACCCGGACTTCATGGTCCGCTGGCAGCGCCGCAGCCAGCGCAACGCCGCCAGCTACGCCGAGCGCGTCGCCGCCGAACCCGGCTGGCGGAGCCACGCGAACCTCTGTGCGACGTGGGGCGAGCAGTGCACCGGCGACCCCGCCCTCTACCGCGACGTCGACTCCCGCGACTTCTACGGCACCACCGGCGAGCGCCGCCGCGTCGCCTTCTTCGACCGCCAGGGCGCCCGTCTCTCCGGCCACCTCTGGACGCCCGTCGACGCCGACCCGGGCGACGACCTGCCGGGGGTCGTGATCACCAACGGCTCCGTCCAGGCGCCCGAACCGCTCTACTGGTGGGCCGCCCAGGCGCTCGTCGAGGCCGGCTACGTCGTCCTCACGTACGACCCGCGGGGCCAGGGCCGCTCCGACAGCGTCACGCCCGACGGCGCTCCCGGCGGCAACGCCAACGGCTCGGTGTTCGTCTCCAACCAGGTCGACGCCGTCGACTTCTTCCGGTCGACGCCGGAGTCGCCGTACGGTCCCAACGCCGAGTACGACCGCGGCGACGGCGCGCCCGTCGAACCGCACAACCCGGCGTTCGACCTGCTCGACCCCGACGTCCGCGAGTCCGGTGGCGACCGCCTCGGCATCGCCGGCCACTCGGCGGGCGCCATGGGCGCCAGCATCGTCCAGGGGTTCGCGGACGACGACTGGCCTGGCGTTCACGACGGCAACCCGGTCGACGCGGTCGTCGCCTGGGACAACCTCGGGGACGGCGACGACGTCGGCGGCGGACCCGCCGGCGCCGTCACCGACGCGACGGAGTTCGCCGAGACGGTCCCCGAGGGCGACGTCGAACCCCGCGTCCCGGCGATGGGCCAGTCCGGCGACTACTTCCTGACGCCGACGCCCCACGAGCGGCCGCCCGACCCCGACGCGAAGGCCACGGGGTTCGAGCGGTGGCGCGACGCGGACGTCCCCGCCTGCCAGTTGGTCGTCCGCGGCGGCACCCACTACGAGTGGTCGCTGCTCCCGACGTTCCCCGCGACGTCGTGGGACTTCGGCAACGCACTCGCCGAGCACTACACCGTCGCCTGGTTCGACCGCTGGCTGAAGGACCCTGACGAAGACGGCTACCACGACGCCGACGACCGGCTGCTGGCGGACGACGCCTGGGCCGACCACTTCAGCTTCCACTACCGGTCGAAGCGGGCCTTCCCGGGCCGCGACCGGCAGTACCACGAGTGCGACGACATCCGGGCCGGCTGCGACGCGCCGTCGCCGCCCGGGCAGTAG